The nucleotide window GGACGTTATCGTGCTTGCCTTCAATGATCTCGCGGAAGCTGCGCACCGTGTCCTCGATCTTGCAGTAGCGTCCTTTGATGCCCGTGAACTGCTCGGCAACGTGGAACGGCTGGGAGAGGAATTTCTGGATCTTGCGTGCCCGGGCGACGGTCAGTTTGTCGTCTTCGCTCAATTCGTCGATGCCGAGAATGGCGATGATGTCCTGCAAGTCCTTGTAGCGCTGCAGGATTCGCTTCACGCCCTGCGCCACGTCGTAGTGTTCCTGGCCGACGATGCGCGCATCGAGAATGCGCGAGGTCGAAGCAAGCGGATCGACGGCAGGGTAAATGCCGATTTCGGTCAAAGGACGCGAGAGCACGGTCGTCGCATCGAGGTGAGCGAAGGTGGTCGCGGGAGCCGGGTCGGTGAGATCGTCGGCGGGCACGTAAATCGCCTGCACGGACGTCACGGAACCGCGGTTCGTCGAGGTGATGCGTTCCTGGAGTTCGCCCATTTCGCTGGCTAGGTTTGGCTGATATCCGACGGCGCTCGGCATGCGGCCCAGCAGCGCGGAAACTTCAGAACCGGCCTGCGTGAAACGGAAGATGTTGTCTATAAAGAGCAGCGTGTCTGCGCCTTCGTGATCGCGGAAGTGCTCGGCCACAGTTAGCCCGGTCAGCGCTACGCGGAGACGCGCTCCGGGGGGCTCGGTCATCTGTCCGTAAATCAACGACGCTTTGGACTTTGACGGATCGCCTGGCGAGATAACACCCGACTCCGACATTTCCAGCCAGAGATCGTTGCCTTCACGGGTGCGCTCGCCAACGCCTGCGAACACGGAATATCCGCCGTGCTGCTTCGCAACGTTGTTGATAAGCTCCATGATGACGACCGTCTTGCCGACACCTGCGCCGCCAAACAGACCGATCTTGCCGCCCTTCAAGAAGGGCTGGATCAAGTCGATGACTTTGACGCCAGTCTCGAACATTTCGGCGCTGGTAGCCTGCTCGTCGAATGCAGGAGCGGGACGGTGGATCGGCATCTTCGTATCCGACTTAATCGGACCGAGTTGATCGACCGGTTCGCCGATCACGTTCATGATGCGGCCCAGCGTTTCGCGTCCCACCGGCACGCTGATAGGACCACCCATGTCGATGGCCTTCATGCCCCGAACCATGCCGTCCGTGGGCTGCATGGCGACACAACGCGCGCGTCCTTCGCCAAGGTGCTGCTGAATCTCAAGTACCACGTCGATGGGCTGGGGCACATTGAATCCGTCGCTGACGACGCGAACCGCCTGGTAAATAGGAGGCAGCTTCTGTTCGCTGAACTGCACGTCCACGGCGGGACCGGAAATCTGAATTACGTGTCCAAAGTTTTCCATAAAGTCTCTAAAAGTAAGTTTCTAAGCGGCTGAGCTTCTGAGCTACTAAGCTGACCCCAAATCCATTCTCATTCAATGCAAGCCCTGCAACACTGCGGCCCAGTGGCTTAGCGACTCAGTAGCTATAGCAGCTCAGCAGCTCTAAAGCGCTGCCGCGCCGCTGACAATCTCGATAATTTCTTTCGTGATCGAAGCCTGGCGCACTCGGTTCATGGTGAGCGTCAGCGAGTCGATCATGTCGGTAGCATTGTTCGTTGCCGAATCCATCGCAGTCATGCGGGCGGCATGCTCAGCGGCAACCGACTCCAGCATGGCGCGGAATACCTGTATGGCCACGTACTTGGGCAAAAGTGATCGGAACAAATCGCCCGCGGGCTGTTCGTAGATGTAGTCCACCGGGGCGGTTCCGAAAGTGGCGGCGCGACGATCGATCTCGCGCGTGTCCACCCCATATGCGCTCACTCCTGCGCTCTCGGCGGCTTCGGCTGCCCGCTTCTTCTGCTCGGCCGTAGGTTCGTCGGCCTGGAGAATCTCTTTTCTCTCGCCGATCTCTCCGATGGGCAGGATTTCGTCCACCACTAATCGCTGCACGATAACGGACTTGAATTCGTTGTAAAGCAGGTAAACGGCATCGATTTCGCCGCGAGTATAGCGATCGATCACACCCGCGGCGATCGCGCGCACCTGCGAGAAATCGAACTTGTTCAGCAGGCCCACCTGCTCACCAACCACCTGAACCGGGCCGTTGCGCTCTGCGCCAACTTCACCGGCGGGATAGCGGCGGCGGAAGATGTCGCGACCTTTGCGGCCGATAGCTTCGATGTCGATATTGCAATCCGCTTTCGATTCGATAAAACGGAATGCAGTCTTCAGGATGTTCGTGTTGAAAGCGCCAGCCAATCCCTTGTCGCCGGTTACGACGATGACGAGAATGTTGCGCTCGGGACGGCGCGCGAGTAGCGGATGGCGGGCTTCCCCGGTTTCCGGATCAAAGAGTTCGGAGCGCGACACCACGGACTTCAGCACGTTCGTGAGCATCTGCGCGTATGGACGCGCAGTAAGGGCGCGGTCCTGCGCGCGACGCAGTTTGGCGGCCGAGACCATCTTCATGGCCTTGGTGATCTGCCGCGTGTTGGTCACGCTTCGAATGCGCCGGCGAATGTCGAGTACGTTAGCCATTGATTTAGTTGCCAGTGGCCAGTTGCCAGTGGCCAGCTACTTCGGTCGCGGCTCACGGCCGCTACTTTGTTCAATAATCCTACTGCGTTCAAAGTCCGACAGCGTTCAGGATCTACAGTGCGCCAGCGGCAGTTGCGTGCTCGGCGGCAAAGCGTTCTTTTGCTTCGTTGATGACCTTCTTCAGATCGGCCTTGATCGCATCGTCGAGCACTTTCTTTTCTTCGATCGCTTTGAACAAGCCGGGGTTCATCGTCTCCACGTATGAGTAGAGGTGCTTCTCGAAGGCAGTAATCTGCTCAACCGGCAGTTCGTCAAGGAAGCCGTTGGTTCCGGCGTAGATGATAGTAATCTGCTTGGCGAACGAGAGCGGCTGGAACTGCGGCTGTTTCAACACTTCCACCAGGCGCTTGCCGCGATTGAGCTGCGCCTGCGTCGCTTTGTCCAGATCGCTGCCGAATTGCGCGAAAGCCGCCAGTTCACGGAACTGCGCAAGTTCAAGCTTCAGCGTTGCGCCAACCTGTTTCATCGCCTTGATGGCCGCCGAGAAACCGACACGGCTGACCGAAAGGCCAACGTTCACCGCCGGACGGATGCCGGAGTTGAACAAGTCCGATTCGAGGAATATCTGGCCATCGGTGATCGAAATAACATTCGTCGGAATGTAGGCCGAGACGTCTCCAGCCTGCGTTTCGATGATGGGCAGCGACGTCAACGACCCGCCGCCCTTCGCGTCGCTCATCTTGGAGGCGCGTTCCAGCAGGCGGGAGTGGAGATAGAACACGTCGCCCGGATAAGCTTCGCGACCCGGAGGACGACGCAGCAGCAAAGAGATTTCGCGATATGAGGCAGCGTGCTTCGAAAGATCGTCGTAAATAGTCAGCGCATGGCGTCCCGAATCGCGGAAGTATTCGCCAATGGCGCATGCGGCGTACGGAGCGATGTACTGCATCGGGGCCGGATCGGAAGCTGACGCCGAGACCACGATCGTATAGTCCATGGCACCGTTGTCTTCCAGAATCTTCACGACCTGTGCGACCGACGAACGCTTCTGGCCGATGGCGCAGTAGATGCAGATAAGTCCCTTGCCGCGGCTATTGATGATGGTGTCGAGCGCGATGGCGGTCTTGCCGGTCTGGCGGTCGCCGATGATGAGCTCGCGCTGTCCGCGGCCGATCGGGATCATGGCGTCAATGGCCTTGATACCGGTGGCCATGGGCTCGCGTACGGGTTGGCGATCAATCACGCCTGGAGCGACACGCTCAACGGGCAGGAACTGGTCAGTCGCAACCGGGCCCTTGTCGTCGATGGGCTGGCCGAGTCCGTTAACGACGCGGCCGATCATGGCATCGCCGACGGGCACGCTCATGATGCGTCCGGTGCGCTTGACCTCGTCGCCCTCTTTGATTTCGGTGTAATCACCCAGCACTACGGCACCGACCTGATCTTCTTCCAGGTTCATGGCAAGACCGGCCACACCATGCGGGAAGGCAAGCAGTTCGCCGGACATGACCTTATCGAGACCGTGAATGCGGGCGATACCGTCACCCAGGGAGAGCACTGTGCCAACTTCATCGACACTGATCTTGCTCTCGTAGTTCTCAATCTGCTCACGGATGAGTTGCGTGATCTCGTCTGCTTTGATCTGAGCCATAAAATCCAGTTGCCACTGGCCGGTAGCCAGCGACTGAAAACCTTTCGATTTGAATCCCTGTATTTACCACCGCGGCACGAATGCCGCGTAGCGCGCCGCGATCACTCGGCGCTTAACTCTTCCTTCAAACGCTGCAACTGTCCACGCACCGAACCGTCATACACGGTGGAACCAAGCTTCACCACGACGCCGCCAATAAGCCCAGCGTCGATACTGCTGCTTGCGGTCACCTGCTTACCAGTAAGTCGCGCGACCTGCATCTTGACGGCATCGATTTCGGCTTGCGAAAGGGCACGGGCGCTGGCGATCTCCACCTTAACCCGACCTAGGCGCTGGTTCAGTTCCATTTCGAACTGCCTTGCGATCTGCGGCAGCGCGGCGATGCGATGATGGTCCATCAGTACGGCAATGAAGTTGCGCAACGGCCGCGCAGCCCCAATGCGGGCGGCAATGGCGTCCAACAGATTTCGCTTCTGCTCGCCCGGAACAGATGGGTTCTCCCAGATTCCGCGCAACTCGGGCGCGGAGTCGAGCAGAGCGACAAAATCGCGCAACTGCTGAACGGTTGAGTCCGGGTCAAGCTTCATTTCCAGCACAACATCGGCGAAGGCGCGGGCGTAGCGACTCTCAAAGACGGCCATTTATTTTCCGTCCTTTCCATCGCGCCCAGGCGCAAGCTGATCGACGAAATCGCGAACAAGCGCCTCGTCCGTCGCGCCATCCACACGAATCTTTTTAGCCGCGAGATCGACGGCGATGGAGGCGGCATAAGCCTTCAACTCGCGACGCGCGCTCTTGGCTGCGGCGGCGATCTCCTGCTCGGCGGCAACTATGACGCGGCGGGCATCCTCATCCGCGAACTGGCGGATGCGCGCTTCTTCTGCTGCAAAATCTGTTTCAGCGGCGATACGGATATCGGCGACTTCGGCGTCCAGCCGATCCAGACGGCCCTGAACGGCAGCGAGACGGGCGTTCGCTTCTTCGCTGGCGCGGCGCGCTTCTTCCATTCCCTTCTGAATGCTGGCGGTGCGGGCGCGCATGGTGTTGCCCAGGTCAAGCTTCTTTACCAGGAGCCAGTAGAAGAAGATGGCGAGGATAACAAAATTCAGAACAAGGAAGACCCAGTAGGCGACTGCGGGGTGAATACCAATCGACGTGGCAAGCCGTTTGACCATGGGCGACTGCTTGAATGCCTGATGCCCGCCTTCACCTTCGGCTTCCTTGGATTCATGAGCGAGTTCACTATCCGCCGCGGCATTAGGATCGCCTGCCGCCTGCTGGTGTTCGGCGGACTCGCCCTGTACTGTCGGTGCGGGTTCGTGCTGCGCGTTCACGGCGGGAGCGGAGGCCGCAAACACGAATGCCAGAAGAATGACTCCGAAGATAGACCGATTTAGGATTTTCATCGCTGCCCGCCTATGGCCGGAATTTGTCCTTTGCCGGCGGGTTGCAGAATGGTGCGTATGATTTCCGACGCAAGTCTTTCGACTTCTACCTGAAGACCGGCTTTGGTGCCCTCAATATCCTGCTGCAAGGCCTGGCGGGCGGCCTGGACCTGAGCGTCGGCTCGGCCACGTGCTTCCGCCACTGCGGCGGCACGGGCCTGCTGCGCCTGTTGGCGGCGGGCTTCCTGCTGGCGGAAGATGGACGCACGCGCTTCCCGTAAACGCGATTCGTATTCCGACGTCTTGGCTTCGGCGGCGGCCACGTCGGCGCGAGCTTTCTCGATAGCGCCTTCCGTTCGGCTAAGGCGCTCGGCCAAAATGCCCTCGAGTGGGCGGTGCACCAGGAAGTGGTACACGGCATATACGAGGAGCAGGAGCACCGCTGTCGGCACGGCCCCAAGCAGTAATTCGCCTACTTGCCTAAGAGTCTGTTCCATCCTTATTTAGTAAGCCTAATGAGAGAATAGAAAGGGGTTCTGAACCGAGAAGATTAGCAGTCTTGACAGGATAGTGTCAACGAAAGCAGGCGCGGAACAAGGGCTGCGCTCTCTGAAACTCGGCAGATGCTGAGCTACTGAGCAGGATAAAATTGTCCTTCTGAGCGATGGGCTCAAGCCCGAGTCGAAGGATCCCTTGGCTGAAACCAAAATCGCGAAACTCCTGCATCGATGAGGGTTCCCGGCGTGAGTTGGCGCGAAAGGCAGGCCAGAAGCGCAGTTCGCCGAAACGCTTCCGCTACTCGCGAGTTCACTTGACAAGGTCAACCGCAGGGGTACCATAAAGCTATCACCTCCGATCCGAGTCGGGATCGAATGGGCGTGCGGCCAAGGAAATGTCACCGCTTCTTGGCCGCGCGCCTATTTTGGTTACCCCTCACTTTGTTCCCGCGCTGGGCGAACCATCCTTCTACTGTTCCAACATCCTGTTCCTCTGTTAACTTCCGGTGATGCACTCAAAACTGCTGTTCTTGATAGGAGTGTTGTTCGCGGTTTCGCCGTGGGCATCGCCGCCTCTGGCGCTCGGCGCGGGGTTGATCTTCGGCTTCGTCGCTACCCACCCCTACGCGAAGGAGTCGCGCAAAGGATCTAGATGGCTGTTACAGGCATCCGTGGTGGGGCTTGGGTTCGGCATGAATTTGTCCCAGGTGCTTCGCGCCGGGCGTTCGGGCATTGCGTACACGGCGGTGGGCATTGCATTTGCGCTGACGTTGGGCTGGGCGCTGGGCCGCATGATGAATGTGCATCCGCGTGCGGCTTTCCTGATATCGACGGGGACAGCGATCTGTGGCGGAAGCGCAATCGCCGCCGTGGGACCGATCACCGGCGCAACAGAAGACGAGATGTCCGTTTCGCTGGGAACGGTCTTCATACTCAATTCCGTCGCACTGATCATTTTCCCCATTATCGGCACGGCCATGGGACTTACTCAGCAGCAGTTTGGATTGTGGGCAGCGCTGGCAATCCATGACACGAGTTCCGTCGTAGGAGCGACGGCTAAGTTCGGAGCCGTGGCGCTCGCCGTGGGTACGACGGTGAAATTGGCTCGCGCTCTCTGGATCATCCCTGTTTCTCTGGGCGTGGCGGCCTTACAGCGCAGGAAGGCATGCTCGGCGGAAACCGGCGCTCGCGCTGGCGTGCAGGTGCCGTGGTTCATCTTCCTATTCGTGCTTGCGGCGGTTGTGAATTCCTATGCGACGGCCGGCGCGCAGGTGTGGAGCGCGCTCTACCACGCTGGACGAATCGGGCTCACACTGACGCTGTTCCTCATCGGCGCAAGTCTCTCGCCCGCGCAGATCAAGCGAGTGGGCGTGCGTCCGCTGCTACAGGGCATCGTTCTCTGGTTGATCGTCGGCGCCCTGGGTCTGGCCCTCATTCGCGGGGGCTGGGTGCAACTGTAAGCCGTCACGTGCAGAATCGGGCAGGGCCACAAGTTCTAGCGGCAACACTTCATGTGAACTTGGCTACCGCTTAGAACCGCGTGCGCGCGTGGCGACTTCGAATTCACGCAGGCGGCGTGCCACGGACTCCGGCACCTGCGCCTCTATATCTACCAATCCATCCTGATATTCGCGTGAGTTGATGCGCGCCCTGGCGTCGAGCAGAGAAAGCAGTTTGCCCTCTGACTGAGGTACGCGCACGTGCATGAGGCGGAGTGGGTTCTGCTCGATGGCGTGATCGATAGCTTCGAGCAGGCGTTCCAGGTTGATACCTTTTGCGGCCGAAACGTGCACCGTCTTGTCGTTGTCGATGAGCGATTCGCGCCTGGTGGCGGGTAGCATATCGGTCTTATTTACTACGTTGATGCAGGGCTTGTCATATGACTCCAGTTCGCGTAACACGCCTTCCACCTGCACCTTCTGTTCGGCTGCATAGGGAGAAGTCGCGTCGCTGACGTGCAGCAGCAGAGCGGCGCGCTTCACCTCTTCCAGAGTGGCGCGGAACGCAGACACGAGGGTGTGCGGCAAGTTGCGGATGAAGCCGACGGTGTCCGAAAGCAGGACCTGGCGGCGTGACGGAAGCGTGACCGACCGCAGCGTGGGGTCAAGCGTGGCGAACATGCGCTTCGACTCAAGAACTCCGGCGCGAGTGAGCGCATTGAACAGCGTCGATTTCCCAGCGTTGGTATAGCCAACAAGGGCAACGGTGGCTACGGGAACAGATTCGCGACGCTGGCGTTGCTGAGAACGAATTCGGCGAACGTTCTCAAGCTGTTCCTTGACGTGGCGTACTCGGCGATAGATCTTGCGGCGGTCCGTTTCGAGTTGCGTTTCGCCGGGACCGCGTGTTCCGATGCCTCCGCCAAGCTGCGACATCTCAATGCCGCGTCCGGCGAGACGCGGCAAGAGGTACTCCAACTGTGCGAGTTCCACCTGGAGCTGACCTTCGCGTGTGCGGGCATGGCGCGCAAAGATGTCGAGAATAAGCTGCGTTCGATCGATGACGCGGCACTTCAATTCGGCTTCCACATTGCGTTGCTGCGACGGCGTGAGTTCATGATCGAAGATAACGAGATGGGCATCCGCGGACGCAATCGCTCCGGCAATCTCTTCCAGTTTGCCGCGCCCAACAAGCGTTGCGGAATCGGGTCGATCTCGATGCTGCAGGAAGCGGCCAACGATGGTTGCCCCTGCACTCGACGCAAGTTCGGCAAGTTCATCGAGCGACTCTTCGGCGGTGAATGGAAGCGCCCGGTCTTCGGCCAGGTCGGCGGACGCAGCGAGCGCGCTGCGTGCCGCGCGAGCGGACGCCGGTATTGGCGCGATGCGACCGGCGCGCGAAGCGCCGGTCTTCACATCGTCATGATCTGCCAGTTCGGCTTTGGGAGACGTATCGCGACGCCGCAGGCGATAATCGACGCCTACCAGGAACGCGCGTTCCTGGTCCGCAGCTCCGTGCGGATCATGGGAAGTGCGTGCGCCGAGAATGCGGTGATGCAGATTCGTATGCTTAGGGCCGCGCGGAATACTAGCTCTCCGTATTGTTGGGCGGAGTGGCGGTTGCAGGCTGTGAAGCCTGGGCGGTCTGCGGAGTGACTACGCGCGGTTCGCGCTCGCCGGGCGAACCTGGCGGGTGCATGGGACGCGCCATAACGACAGTCGAAATGGCGTGCTTGAAGATGAGCTGCTCCTGGTTGTTCGTGTCCAGCACCACGGAATACTTATCGAAAGACCGGATACGTCCAGAAAGTTTGACGCCGCTGAGCAAGTAAATGGTGATGACTGCCTTATCCTTGCGAGCTGTGTTCAGAAATGAGTCCTGAATGTTCTGTGCTGGCTTGTTGTCCATAAGTTTTGGTGTCTCCTTGGTCAAACAGCCAATTGCTGAGTAAACAGCCAACCACCTGTGTTGCGCGTTATTGATGTGCCGACGACTACCCTGCGCATGGGCGGCCAGACACGACTACGATACGGCTGCGGAGACTCAAATTCAACCTCCGCAGAGTTGTTGCCCGGGCAGTATAGAATGCGCCTGCGCGGAAAGCATCTACCGATAGATGCACGCCTGGTAGCTGCCGCGGAATTCTTTTCAGCGCGCAACCTTAACGCGCAACCTTACCTTAGACGTACCAGGAGGACAAATGTACACAAGCTCTGTTGCGGAGCTGGCGCCGCATATCATTTTCCCTCAAGATGCGAATACGAACGTGTTGATGATGCTCCGCTGGGTGCATTTCCTCGCCGGCATCGCCTGGGTGGGCCTGCTGTACTTTTTCAACCTGGTGAACGTTCCCCTAATGCGCGAACTGGACGCCACGACCAGGGGCAAAGTAGTGCCAACGCTGATGCCGCGCGCCCTGTGGTGGTTTCGCTGGGCTTCCGTCGTGACCGTCTTCGCGGGTGTCTGGTACTGGATGGTGATCGTCGGAACCGACAAGCGCAATGCAATTGCCGAAGGCGTGAACGCGAGTGGGGGAGCAGCAATCGGCAGCTTCTTCGGTATATGGACTCTGGCGTCCGTGCTGATGATTGGCATACTGATGATGGGCAAGTTGAACGACCGAGGCGTGCTGCTGGGCGTCATCGTTGCCGTGATCGTGATCGCCGCGTCGTGGGTTTTTCTTGCGGTGAACTCGCAGGGATGGGAAAGCAATCGCCTGCTGGCGATTGGGGTCGGCGGAGGGCTGGGCTGGGTCATGATGATGAACGTCTGGGGCATCATCTGGCGCGCGCAGAAGAAACTAATTCGTTGGACGGCCGAGAGCGCCGCGAAAGGAACTCCGATGCCGGCAGAAGCGGCGAAGCTCTCGCGGTTGGCCTTCGTGGCATCGAGAGCAAACTTCTGGCTGTCGTTCCCTATGTTGTTCTTTATGGGCGCGGCGTCGCACTATCCGATGTTTGGCAGGTAGGGTTTGGCAGGAAGATGTCAGGTCGCTAGTTCTAAATAATTGGGGAAGCCCTCACAGGCTTCCCCTTTAGTTTTCAGGACCGCAGATATGTTGCAAACCTTAGAACGAGTACTTCACTTTGAAACGAAGCGTACGGCCACCCTCGCGGGTGTTGTACTCGTCGCCGAAGTACTTGCTGCGCACGTTGTAGTTCACGTTCCCAAGATTCGGGTGATTGAATATGTTGAACATCTCGGTACGGAACTCGAACTGATGTCCTTCCATAGGCAGCTTGAAGCGACGAACGATGCCCATATCCCAGTCCTGACGCCCCGGACCGATCAACGTATTGCGGCCTACATTGCCGATACCCGGCTGTATGAGCCAGTGCACATCGTTAACGGTAACGGGGGTGACCGTCCCTCCGTGCTGGTAATAATCGTGACCGTCGTACAGCTTTCCGGCAGTCTGCTTGATGAACGATCCGTCAATCGCCCAGCGCGTGATGGGTGCAGCCGGGTTACCGAGATTCGGGCGGTTGTTGCCCGCGTTTAAGTCTTGGTCTGTATCCGTGCCGTTGATGTAGACGGTCTCAGGAGCGCCGGCCTGGAAGGAGGTCGTTCCCGATAGTTGCCAATCGCGAGCAATGTAGGAGATTCCATTCAGGAAGCTCTTGCTGAACTTCATGTTCGGAATGTCGTACACGTAGGTGAGTACCAGGCGCTGGCGGCGATCATAAGCCGAGAGGCCGCGTTCGAGTGCGCGGGTGCTCTGCGCGTACGAACTGCCGCCCGTGCTCGTGAACACTTCGGAGCCGGTATCGATCATCTTCGAATAGGTATATGCCGCACGGAACAGCAGGCCGTTCGTGAAGCGGCGATCGACCTTCACGTTCAATCCATGATAGATAGAGTCGCCGGAGTTGGTGCGGACACCGTAATTGCCTACGTTCGGGTTCAGGCGAACGCCGTTGACGCCGGGGTTGAGCTGATCGTTGACGAACAGGCGAATACCGCGGCTTCCGACGTAGGCAGTTGTCAAGGTAAAGCTGCCGGGCAACTCACGCTGAATATCCAAGTTCCACTGGTGCGTGTTGGGGGCAACCAGGTTGTTGGCGACTCCTGTGATGGCAGCCGTCGGGCTGTACACAGAGTTCATGTTGGGGATCAACTCCATGGCGCCAGAGAGACCACGCCCGCCGACAGGAGCCTGAATCGTCGTACCCATTACATTCGGGCTGCTGGCTGCTGAGTTTACGAGGATGTTGTTGAAGAATGTGTCATAGAACATGCCGTAGCCGGCACGGATGACCGTCTTGTTGTCGCCGAAGAGACCATTCCAGAACCGCGGAGTGTAGGCGACGCCAACGCGAGGTCCAAAGTTGTTGTAATCCGGCTGGAGCTCGTGCCGAACCGGCGTCACCATGAACGGACTGTTCATGTCGATTGCCGGATAAGGCAGAACGTTGATCGGCGTTCCGTAATATTCGTAACGAATGCCGTAGTCGAGCGTCAGGTTCGGACGCAGCTTCCACGTATCCTGTATGTAGTAGGCCTGAGTGAGCTGGTTCGGGTAAACGACCGGGCTGCCGAAGACCTTTCCGGCCTGTGCGCTGGCGCCAGTGAAGTTGTCGATGAAATTGGCCAGAGCCGTGTAGCCGCCACCGTCGGTGAAGCCAATGGTGCCACGCGAGTTGAACGGAACGTTAGCCTTCACCTGGGCACGAGAAACGTCCGCGCCGATTTTCGTGGTGTGGTTACCCCAGCTGAACGAGAGCGCGTCCTGGTACTGGAACGTGTTCATCAAACGGCCTTGCGGGAAAGCTGCATTCACACCGTAGGTCAGCAGGTTCGCAATCGTGACCTGCTCCTGCTGTGCCGCTGCACCGTTCGGGTCCGCCAGCCAGAAGCCGGCATTCATGCGGCCAAACGAAAAACGGAACTCGTTGACCATCTTCTGCGAGAGCGTGCGTACCCAGGTGATTCCGAGGTTCTGCTTGCGGCCGCCCTGCTCCGTGTCATAGCCCGGAAGCGCGCTGCCATTGTTGTAGAAATCAGGCGTAAGGATGTTGTCGTCGAAGATGTAGCGGAAGCTGAAGCTGTCCTTCGAGGTTGCGAGCCAGTCGACGCGCGCGTTCCACTGCACATCGTCGTTGACCTGGGCGATGCCGCCACGCTGGACCGTGCCAACCTCAATTGCCGGGCGGCCGTCGCCGAGCGCGATCGTGCCGAAATTGGTTTTGCCGCGAAGGCCGCCGATCGCCTGGAGCAA belongs to Clostridia bacterium and includes:
- a CDS encoding urate hydroxylase PuuD, whose amino-acid sequence is MYTSSVAELAPHIIFPQDANTNVLMMLRWVHFLAGIAWVGLLYFFNLVNVPLMRELDATTRGKVVPTLMPRALWWFRWASVVTVFAGVWYWMVIVGTDKRNAIAEGVNASGGAAIGSFFGIWTLASVLMIGILMMGKLNDRGVLLGVIVAVIVIAASWVFLAVNSQGWESNRLLAIGVGGGLGWVMMMNVWGIIWRAQKKLIRWTAESAAKGTPMPAEAAKLSRLAFVASRANFWLSFPMLFFMGAASHYPMFGR
- a CDS encoding carboxypeptidase regulatory-like domain-containing protein; translated protein: MKQSSIVRTLVTIVAILVLVTGAAFAQTSKGTLGGTITDNTGAVIAGASVTAKGSMGETRTAVTGPNGQYRMDALTPDTYTVSITMQGFAPLTISKVEVTASTITSTNGKLQIGGNAETVTVEASATRVQTESGELSHNIQPKEITELPILGLNPISLVLTQPGVVANSAREKFTNGVSFSVNGTRPRSNNFLIDGQDNNDTSLNGQSLQPQNAEAIGEVVILTNSYAAEFGRGGGSVTNVVTKGGTNQFHGSLWELHQNSALEAIPAEDGLAGVTRDDMEKYRENTYGFAIGGPVKKDKLFFFATSQWDKTRSSAQGGQLTIPTEQGVATLKSLGVNSRVDQLLQAIGGLRGKTNFGTIALGDGRPAIEVGTVQRGGIAQVNDDVQWNARVDWLATSKDSFSFRYIFDDNILTPDFYNNGSALPGYDTEQGGRKQNLGITWVRTLSQKMVNEFRFSFGRMNAGFWLADPNGAAAQQEQVTIANLLTYGVNAAFPQGRLMNTFQYQDALSFSWGNHTTKIGADVSRAQVKANVPFNSRGTIGFTDGGGYTALANFIDNFTGASAQAGKVFGSPVVYPNQLTQAYYIQDTWKLRPNLTLDYGIRYEYYGTPINVLPYPAIDMNSPFMVTPVRHELQPDYNNFGPRVGVAYTPRFWNGLFGDNKTVIRAGYGMFYDTFFNNILVNSAASSPNVMGTTIQAPVGGRGLSGAMELIPNMNSVYSPTAAITGVANNLVAPNTHQWNLDIQRELPGSFTLTTAYVGSRGIRLFVNDQLNPGVNGVRLNPNVGNYGVRTNSGDSIYHGLNVKVDRRFTNGLLFRAAYTYSKMIDTGSEVFTSTGGSSYAQSTRALERGLSAYDRRQRLVLTYVYDIPNMKFSKSFLNGISYIARDWQLSGTTSFQAGAPETVYINGTDTDQDLNAGNNRPNLGNPAAPITRWAIDGSFIKQTAGKLYDGHDYYQHGGTVTPVTVNDVHWLIQPGIGNVGRNTLIGPGRQDWDMGIVRRFKLPMEGHQFEFRTEMFNIFNHPNLGNVNYNVRSKYFGDEYNTREGGRTLRFKVKYSF